In uncultured Methanobrevibacter sp., the following proteins share a genomic window:
- a CDS encoding DUF2085 domain-containing protein yields MDYTKLICHRKPERSFFFKGHQFPVCARCTGFYISLISYFIYAYFYFINYDIYLLTFAVILLVPSAIDGTTQLLELRESNNNLRLITGLLGGLGLGIIVKAIKFFIYLNL; encoded by the coding sequence ATGGATTATACTAAACTTATTTGTCATAGAAAACCTGAAAGAAGCTTTTTTTTTAAAGGACATCAATTTCCAGTATGTGCGCGATGTACTGGATTTTATATTAGTTTAATTTCCTATTTCATATATGCTTACTTTTATTTTATTAACTATGATATTTACTTATTAACTTTTGCAGTTATTTTATTAGTCCCTTCAGCTATAGATGGAACTACACAACTTTTAGAGTTAAGAGAAAGTAATAATAATTTAAGGTTAATTACAGGTTTGTTAGGGGGTTTAGGTTTAGGCATTATTGTCAAGGCAATAAAATTTTTTATATATTTAAATTTGTGA
- a CDS encoding aspartate aminotransferase family protein, producing the protein MNTQEIIDIEDKYFINTFNRVPIVLDHGEGVKVWDIDGNEYLDFLAGIAVNCLGHNHPKLVKAIQDQAEKLIHISSIYYNEPATIYAKRLVDATNFDRIFFANSGAEANEGALKLAIKYSGKHEVLFCGDSFHGRTFLTLSVTDHPEYSAPYTENLPRGFKKVEFGNLDSVKEAITENTAAIIIEPVQGEGGVHVASEEFYKGLNDLCKEKGVLIIVDEVQSGFGRCGALFAHELFGIDADIMTVAKGIGGGFPMAAFLAKEDVAGGFVPGDHGTTFAGSPLAGAAANAVFDVFEEENLVEHSKEMGEYFLKKLAELKEKYEFITDARGSGLLVGLELNFEGADIVGKMLEEGFLINCTAGNVLRFAPPLVVKEEEIDALVEALDKVFASL; encoded by the coding sequence ATGAATACACAAGAAATCATTGATATTGAAGATAAATATTTCATTAATACATTCAACAGAGTCCCAATTGTACTTGACCATGGAGAAGGGGTTAAGGTTTGGGATATTGACGGTAACGAGTATTTGGACTTTTTAGCAGGAATCGCTGTAAACTGTTTAGGTCACAATCATCCTAAGCTTGTGAAAGCTATTCAAGATCAGGCTGAAAAGCTAATTCACATTTCAAGCATTTACTATAATGAACCTGCTACCATTTATGCTAAAAGATTGGTGGATGCAACCAATTTTGATAGAATTTTCTTTGCAAACTCTGGTGCTGAAGCTAATGAGGGAGCACTTAAGCTTGCAATCAAATACAGCGGCAAGCATGAGGTATTGTTCTGCGGAGACTCATTCCACGGAAGAACCTTTTTGACCTTATCTGTAACAGACCATCCAGAATACAGTGCACCTTACACAGAAAACTTGCCAAGAGGATTCAAGAAAGTTGAATTCGGCAATTTGGACAGTGTAAAGGAAGCTATCACTGAAAACACTGCAGCTATTATTATTGAGCCTGTTCAAGGTGAAGGTGGAGTTCATGTTGCAAGCGAAGAGTTCTACAAAGGATTGAATGACTTATGTAAGGAAAAAGGAGTTTTAATCATTGTAGATGAAGTTCAATCCGGTTTCGGAAGATGCGGTGCTTTATTCGCTCATGAATTATTCGGCATAGATGCAGATATCATGACTGTAGCTAAAGGTATTGGTGGAGGATTCCCAATGGCTGCATTCTTGGCAAAAGAGGATGTAGCTGGCGGTTTTGTACCTGGTGACCATGGTACAACCTTTGCAGGAAGTCCTCTTGCAGGTGCGGCAGCAAATGCTGTTTTTGATGTCTTTGAAGAGGAAAACCTTGTTGAGCACAGTAAGGAAATGGGAGAATACTTCCTTAAAAAATTAGCTGAATTGAAAGAGAAATATGAGTTCATTACCGATGCAAGAGGCTCTGGTCTTTTGGTAGGTTTGGAACTTAACTTTGAAGGAGCAGATATAGTTGGCAAAATGCTTGAAGAAGGATTCTTGATCAACTGTACAGCAGGAAACGTATTAAGGTTTGCACCTCCTTTAGTGGTTAAGGAAGAGGAAATTGATGCACTAGTGGAAGCACTTGATAAGGTATTTGCTTCTTTATAG
- a CDS encoding aldo/keto reductase, whose protein sequence is MAQIILGKTGLKIEKNGFGALPIQRASFDETKEIVQKAYANGINFYDTARAYTDSEEKLNYAFEGFNEKYPRESIIIATKTQGENRKDIEKDIKVSLDNLGTDYIDLYQIHNPSFCPTEGDGSGAYDALFDLYDEGIIRHIGFTSHKAEIAKEAIESGLYETIQFPFSYLTGPKELAIVEMARANNVGFIAMKAMSGGLIGSSKAAYAYINSFDNVVPIWGVQRMSELDEFLSYMKDEPTLDNELEEIIKKEREELQGDFCRGCGYCMPCPEGIEIFQCARMSLWIRRFPSAPSLTPESQEKMKKIEECTECRQCVSRCPYELDIPELLKKNYEDYKKILSGEIKVD, encoded by the coding sequence ATGGCACAGATAATACTAGGCAAAACTGGACTAAAGATAGAAAAGAATGGTTTTGGAGCTCTCCCTATTCAAAGGGCTTCATTTGATGAAACCAAAGAAATCGTTCAAAAGGCTTATGCAAATGGAATTAACTTTTATGATACTGCAAGAGCATACACCGATAGTGAAGAAAAGCTAAACTATGCTTTTGAAGGATTCAATGAAAAATACCCAAGGGAAAGCATTATAATAGCTACAAAAACCCAAGGGGAAAACAGAAAGGATATTGAAAAGGACATTAAAGTAAGCCTTGACAATCTTGGCACTGATTACATTGACCTTTATCAAATCCACAATCCATCATTCTGTCCTACTGAAGGTGATGGAAGCGGAGCATATGATGCCTTATTCGATCTCTATGATGAAGGAATCATAAGACATATCGGTTTTACCTCCCATAAAGCGGAAATTGCTAAAGAAGCTATTGAAAGCGGATTATACGAAACCATCCAATTCCCATTCTCTTACCTTACAGGTCCAAAGGAACTTGCTATTGTTGAAATGGCAAGAGCAAATAATGTGGGATTCATTGCAATGAAAGCAATGAGTGGAGGATTGATTGGGAGCTCTAAAGCAGCTTACGCTTACATAAATAGCTTTGATAATGTGGTTCCTATCTGGGGAGTTCAAAGAATGTCTGAACTTGATGAGTTCCTATCCTATATGAAAGATGAACCAACTCTTGATAACGAATTGGAGGAAATCATCAAAAAGGAAAGAGAGGAATTGCAAGGAGATTTCTGCAGAGGCTGCGGATACTGCATGCCTTGTCCGGAAGGAATTGAAATATTCCAATGTGCAAGAATGTCCTTATGGATTAGAAGATTCCCATCAGCTCCAAGTCTCACTCCAGAGTCTCAAGAAAAGATGAAGAAAATTGAAGAGTGCACTGAATGCAGGCAATGCGTAAGCAGATGCCCATACGAATTGGACATCCCGGAACTCTTGAAGAAAAACTATGAAGACTACAAAAAGATATTATCTGGCGAGATAAAAGTAGATTAA
- a CDS encoding peptidylprolyl isomerase — translation MKKAIIETEKGDIVLELFPNEAPGTVANFEKLANSGFYDGLTFHRVIPNFVIQGGCPIGNGTGGPGYTIKCETEGNPHKHGTGALSMAHAGKDTGGSQFFITHSPQPHLDGVHTVFGQVIEGMDVVNSIRAGDKMLKVTVQG, via the coding sequence ATGAAAAAAGCAATTATTGAAACTGAAAAAGGAGACATCGTATTGGAATTATTCCCTAATGAAGCTCCTGGAACTGTAGCAAACTTTGAAAAATTAGCAAACAGTGGATTTTATGACGGACTAACTTTCCACAGAGTAATCCCTAACTTTGTTATTCAAGGTGGTTGCCCTATCGGTAACGGTACCGGCGGTCCTGGATACACTATCAAATGTGAAACTGAAGGAAACCCACACAAACATGGAACTGGAGCATTATCCATGGCTCACGCAGGTAAAGACACTGGTGGAAGCCAATTCTTCATTACCCACAGTCCACAACCTCACTTAGATGGGGTTCACACCGTATTCGGACAAGTTATCGAAGGTATGGATGTTGTAAATTCCATTCGTGCTGGGGATAAAATGTTAAAAGTGACCGTACAAGGTTAG
- a CDS encoding TIGR00266 family protein — protein MEYEIRGGAFPIVICTLHEGETIKNETGAMSFMTSGMKMETNTGGGLLKGLGRALSGDSLFLNFFTAENGTQQIGFSTRSPGKIIPFKLDGTNTIIGQKNAFLAAEDSVEIEIYFKNKLGTGIFGGEGFILQKFSGEGLVFLEIDGEVIEHDLQEGETLLLDPGHLAAMEETVGYEIERVKGAKNILFGEGLFFAKIQGPGKVWIQTMPISKLAEAIIPFIPTSTG, from the coding sequence ATGGAATATGAAATACGTGGAGGAGCTTTCCCTATTGTAATATGCACATTGCATGAAGGGGAAACCATTAAAAATGAAACGGGGGCAATGTCCTTTATGACCTCTGGAATGAAAATGGAAACCAATACTGGAGGAGGCCTTTTAAAAGGACTTGGAAGAGCATTGTCTGGAGATAGCTTATTCCTAAACTTCTTTACTGCAGAGAACGGCACCCAGCAAATAGGGTTCTCAACACGCAGCCCAGGAAAAATCATACCTTTTAAATTGGATGGTACCAATACCATAATCGGTCAGAAAAATGCATTCTTGGCTGCAGAAGACTCTGTTGAAATTGAGATATACTTTAAAAACAAACTTGGAACCGGAATATTCGGTGGTGAAGGATTTATCCTTCAAAAGTTCTCTGGAGAAGGATTAGTATTCTTGGAAATTGATGGTGAAGTAATTGAACATGACCTCCAAGAAGGAGAAACCTTACTTTTAGATCCGGGACATCTCGCTGCAATGGAAGAAACTGTTGGATATGAGATTGAAAGAGTCAAAGGTGCTAAAAACATATTATTCGGTGAAGGACTCTTCTTCGCTAAAATACAAGGCCCAGGAAAAGTTTGGATTCAAACCATGCCTATCAGCAAATTAGCTGAAGCAATCATCCCATTCATTCCAACAAGCACTGGATAA
- a CDS encoding TetR/AcrR family transcriptional regulator, translating into MLFEKENTEEKIITATFNIVQREGVQKATTKKIAAEAGVNEVTIFRKFENKKNLIEATKDYYMTKLLSRLEETFDYDEDESIEDYLKHCFHGILDFSQEDISIIRVAMQEIKGETDKKLLISHITDTIINKMEEFFKLQLEKVVIKNVNSKAISVMCFSIIFQSTILWQIYGNNADIDSDIFADDYLDIIFNGIKP; encoded by the coding sequence ATGTTATTTGAAAAGGAAAACACCGAAGAAAAAATCATAACCGCTACTTTTAATATTGTGCAAAGAGAAGGTGTTCAAAAAGCAACCACTAAGAAAATAGCTGCTGAAGCGGGAGTGAATGAGGTAACTATCTTTAGGAAATTTGAAAATAAAAAAAATCTCATAGAGGCTACTAAAGATTACTATATGACAAAGCTTCTTTCCAGACTGGAAGAAACCTTCGATTATGATGAGGATGAGAGCATCGAAGATTATCTTAAACACTGTTTTCATGGAATTCTAGATTTTTCACAAGAGGACATTAGCATTATCAGAGTTGCTATGCAAGAAATTAAAGGAGAAACAGATAAAAAACTTTTAATTTCCCACATCACTGATACAATTATCAATAAAATGGAAGAATTCTTTAAATTGCAATTGGAAAAAGTCGTTATAAAAAATGTTAACTCCAAAGCAATATCCGTAATGTGCTTTAGCATAATATTCCAATCCACTATTTTATGGCAGATATACGGAAACAATGCAGATATTGATTCAGACATTTTCGCTGATGACTATCTCGATATCATCTTTAATGGAATAAAACCTTAA
- a CDS encoding SLC13 family permease, whose protein sequence is MNNLKDGFLNFFKKETIFSISLILAIVSCFFVLPNRDYLNYINWETIILLFAIMLIVEILKNLSVFEIFVRKLLDKVKNTRGLVLFLVFTCFFSSIFITNDVSLIIFVPFTLLALKKVERLDLIIFAVSLETISANVGCMVLPIGAPHNIVMYTVSRIPFQSFFLLLLPYIIVSVIFLIILSFFIPSDEVSLPRFGKIEIEWEGFLKRVFLGVDYYLLLTFIALFVLIGNLQSIPFFNSLFKQWIIGNEVIFGIISSQVISNVPAAILLSGFSSNYESIIVGINIGGLGTLIASMANLISYKILAREFNDFKIRYLIVFTVLNIALLLILLAVYFLTN, encoded by the coding sequence ATGAATAATTTGAAAGATGGATTTTTAAACTTTTTTAAAAAGGAAACAATCTTCTCCATTTCTTTGATATTGGCTATTGTTTCATGCTTTTTTGTTTTACCAAATAGGGATTATTTGAATTACATCAATTGGGAAACAATCATTCTTCTTTTTGCAATAATGCTTATAGTGGAGATCTTAAAGAATCTGTCTGTATTTGAGATATTTGTTCGTAAGCTATTGGATAAAGTTAAAAACACTCGTGGACTTGTTTTGTTCTTGGTTTTCACTTGCTTCTTCAGTTCCATTTTCATTACAAATGATGTTTCATTGATTATATTTGTTCCATTTACATTATTGGCCTTAAAAAAAGTGGAAAGACTTGATTTAATAATATTTGCAGTTAGCTTAGAGACAATTTCAGCTAATGTAGGATGCATGGTTCTTCCTATCGGTGCTCCACACAATATTGTAATGTATACTGTGTCCCGTATTCCATTTCAATCATTTTTCCTTCTGCTTCTGCCTTATATAATCGTATCAGTGATATTCTTGATTATATTGTCATTCTTTATTCCAAGTGATGAGGTCAGTTTACCGAGGTTTGGAAAGATTGAAATTGAGTGGGAAGGATTCTTGAAAAGAGTGTTTTTAGGTGTGGATTATTACTTGCTTTTAACTTTTATAGCATTATTTGTTTTGATAGGAAATCTGCAAAGCATTCCTTTCTTCAATTCCCTATTTAAGCAATGGATTATAGGTAATGAGGTCATATTTGGTATTATTTCATCACAAGTCATTTCAAATGTTCCTGCTGCAATATTGCTCAGTGGCTTCAGTTCAAATTATGAATCCATTATTGTTGGAATCAATATCGGGGGATTAGGCACTCTCATTGCGTCAATGGCTAATCTTATTTCCTATAAGATACTTGCTAGAGAGTTCAATGATTTTAAAATCAGATATTTGATAGTATTCACAGTTCTGAATATAGCTTTGCTCTTAATTTTATTAGCAGTATATTTTTTAACTAATTGA
- a CDS encoding MFS transporter has translation MKFDLETVVIAVSFITSFFAVFLSNGIIIGVPAIAQEFAMNNVIQNWVPTIFFLVVAVFTVPAGQISGKFGVKKSLLGGVLLYLFASIGAVLSFSTESFLIFRMLQGAGVAFLNVSAMAMVVQAVKPQNRGKALGFTVTGVYLATSLSPVICGFLVHNLGWRSMFYFVIPFLVLCIALMIWKITDEWKTYENDKIDTIGSILYGIGILLFIYGFTTLTTSTGLILTVLGLIILVAFGAYELRQKSPVFNMNLFKNKKFTSSNIAALCSYIAVMVVTTILNYHFQYVRGWDAQMAGMILIITPIIMAIMAPNSGKLSDRIHPQKLAAIGMGIATVALLILTFLNGDTPIYLVILAMVLQGIGMGLFSSPNMNAIMSSVPPKDAPTASASQATMRTIGQTMSLGLLTLVFAWVMGTLPLATKYAGMVIQASQIICGICAVACILAVFASLVGVRSKDKFNTDRPT, from the coding sequence ATGAAATTTGATTTAGAAACTGTGGTAATAGCGGTGTCATTCATTACTTCATTCTTTGCGGTATTCTTATCCAATGGAATCATTATAGGTGTTCCAGCTATTGCACAGGAATTTGCAATGAATAACGTTATTCAGAATTGGGTACCTACCATATTCTTCCTAGTGGTTGCTGTATTTACAGTTCCTGCAGGACAGATATCAGGTAAGTTTGGTGTTAAGAAGTCTTTGCTTGGCGGAGTATTATTATACCTATTCGCTTCAATAGGTGCTGTGCTTTCATTTTCAACAGAATCATTCTTGATTTTCCGTATGCTTCAAGGTGCAGGTGTAGCATTCTTGAATGTGTCCGCTATGGCAATGGTGGTTCAAGCTGTTAAACCTCAAAACAGAGGTAAGGCTTTAGGATTTACAGTAACTGGTGTTTACTTGGCAACTTCATTGTCTCCTGTAATTTGCGGATTCTTAGTACATAATCTTGGTTGGAGAAGTATGTTTTACTTTGTAATTCCATTCCTAGTGCTTTGTATTGCACTTATGATTTGGAAAATTACAGACGAGTGGAAAACCTATGAAAACGATAAAATCGATACAATAGGTTCTATTTTGTATGGAATAGGAATATTATTGTTCATTTATGGATTTACAACTTTAACAACTAGCACAGGTCTTATCTTGACTGTTCTTGGACTTATTATATTGGTTGCGTTTGGAGCTTATGAGCTTAGGCAGAAGTCTCCTGTATTCAACATGAACTTGTTTAAAAACAAGAAGTTCACTTCCTCAAATATTGCTGCTTTATGCAGTTACATTGCGGTTATGGTAGTTACAACAATATTGAATTACCACTTCCAGTATGTAAGGGGATGGGATGCTCAGATGGCAGGTATGATCTTGATTATCACACCTATTATCATGGCAATCATGGCTCCTAATTCAGGAAAACTATCTGATAGGATACATCCTCAAAAGTTGGCAGCTATTGGTATGGGAATTGCAACTGTAGCGCTATTGATTTTAACATTCTTGAATGGAGACACTCCAATCTACTTGGTTATTTTAGCTATGGTTCTTCAAGGTATAGGTATGGGATTATTCTCAAGTCCAAACATGAATGCAATCATGAGTTCAGTTCCACCAAAGGATGCTCCAACAGCTTCTGCATCTCAAGCAACCATGAGAACTATTGGTCAAACAATGAGTTTAGGTCTTCTTACTCTTGTCTTTGCTTGGGTCATGGGCACCTTGCCTCTTGCAACCAAATATGCTGGAATGGTCATTCAAGCATCTCAAATCATTTGTGGAATCTGTGCAGTTGCTTGTATCCTCGCCGTATTTGCTTCATTGGTTGGTGTAAGATCCAAAGATAAGTTCAATACAGATAGACCAACTTAG
- a CDS encoding MFS transporter, with translation MKFDAEKSVVLVSFLTSFFAVFLAAGIVIGVPSIANEFGMNNVVQNWIITIALLVVAVFTLPAGQLSGKFGVKRSLVIGVLIFLFGSIGACLSFSSESFLFFRVIQGIGGAFSNVASMAMVVQAIKPQNRGKALGLTVTGVYLAGSLSPVICGFLVYNLGWRSMFYFTIPFFVVCIALMLLKIPGDWKTYENDKIDTLGYIIYGIGILLFIYGFTSLMTTLGKLCVAIGFVLLIVFAYYETRVNTPAFNMRLFKNMKFTSSNIAALCSYLAVAALTTILNYHFQYVRGWNAQLSGLILIVTPIIMAIMAPNSGRLSDRIHPQKLAAIGMSIATLALLILVFLDANTPIWLIVIAMILQGIGMGLFTTPNTNAIMSSVPPKETPNASAAQSAMRTIGQTMSLGLLTLVFAWIMGSLKLSSQYAGMVVQASQIVCIICTIICIVAIFASLVGIRSKDEFNTNAS, from the coding sequence ATGAAATTTGATGCGGAAAAATCAGTAGTGTTGGTTTCATTTCTCACATCATTCTTTGCAGTGTTTTTAGCTGCTGGTATAGTTATTGGTGTTCCATCAATTGCAAATGAGTTCGGAATGAACAATGTTGTTCAAAACTGGATTATTACAATCGCATTGCTTGTTGTAGCGGTTTTCACACTTCCTGCAGGACAATTGTCAGGTAAGTTTGGTGTAAAAAGATCATTGGTGATAGGTGTATTGATTTTCCTCTTCGGTTCAATAGGAGCATGCTTATCATTTTCTTCAGAGTCATTCTTATTTTTCAGAGTAATTCAAGGTATAGGTGGGGCATTTTCAAATGTAGCATCTATGGCAATGGTTGTGCAAGCTATCAAACCTCAAAATAGGGGGAAGGCCCTTGGATTAACTGTAACTGGTGTTTATTTGGCAGGTTCCCTTTCTCCTGTAATCTGTGGATTTTTGGTTTATAACTTAGGATGGAGATCCATGTTTTACTTTACAATTCCATTCTTTGTAGTTTGTATCGCACTTATGCTTTTAAAAATTCCCGGGGATTGGAAAACCTATGAAAACGATAAGATAGACACATTAGGTTATATTATTTATGGGATAGGTATCTTATTGTTCATTTATGGATTTACAAGCCTAATGACCACTTTAGGCAAGCTTTGTGTAGCAATAGGTTTTGTTCTCCTAATAGTATTTGCATATTATGAAACAAGAGTCAACACTCCGGCTTTCAATATGAGATTATTTAAAAACATGAAGTTCACTTCATCTAATATTGCTGCTTTATGCAGTTATCTTGCAGTGGCTGCACTAACTACCATATTGAATTATCATTTCCAATATGTAAGGGGATGGAATGCCCAATTGTCAGGGCTTATTTTAATAGTAACCCCAATCATTATGGCGATTATGGCGCCTAATTCCGGAAGACTCTCTGATAGGATCCATCCTCAAAAGTTGGCAGCTATTGGAATGTCAATTGCAACATTAGCACTTTTGATTTTAGTATTCCTGGATGCAAACACTCCAATTTGGCTCATTGTCATTGCTATGATTTTGCAGGGTATTGGTATGGGATTGTTCACAACTCCAAATACAAATGCAATCATGAGTTCAGTGCCTCCAAAGGAGACTCCAAATGCTTCTGCGGCACAATCTGCAATGAGGACTATTGGTCAAACAATGAGTTTAGGTCTTCTTACCCTTGTGTTCGCTTGGATTATGGGAAGCTTAAAACTCTCCTCACAATATGCAGGCATGGTTGTTCAGGCTTCTCAAATAGTTTGTATAATATGTACAATAATTTGTATAGTTGCAATATTCGCTTCACTTGTAGGAATAAGATCTAAAGATGAATTCAATACAAATGCAAGTTAA
- a CDS encoding MarR family winged helix-turn-helix transcriptional regulator, whose amino-acid sequence MKGEENQGLWDNSPLIAWIHNLSKNHFKYLKSKIDEFDLGHEVRYIMMIYDNPCISQDDLANMSGQSKGNIAKSLKKLEEDGYIEREVNPENRRKYMLKTTSKGDEFVPKFRQISKDWEKEVGITEDDQELIERIKEIALNNMKLVEDL is encoded by the coding sequence ATGAAAGGTGAAGAAAATCAAGGTCTTTGGGATAATTCTCCTTTAATTGCATGGATTCATAATTTATCTAAAAATCATTTTAAATATCTTAAGTCAAAGATTGATGAATTTGATTTAGGTCATGAAGTAAGGTATATCATGATGATTTATGACAATCCTTGCATTTCACAAGATGATTTGGCAAATATGTCTGGCCAAAGCAAAGGAAACATTGCCAAATCCTTAAAAAAATTAGAAGAAGACGGTTATATTGAAAGAGAGGTTAATCCAGAAAATAGGCGGAAATACATGTTGAAAACCACTTCTAAAGGTGATGAATTCGTTCCTAAGTTTAGACAAATCTCTAAGGATTGGGAGAAGGAAGTGGGGATAACAGAAGATGATCAAGAGCTTATTGAAAGGATTAAGGAAATAGCTCTTAATAATATGAAATTGGTTGAAGATTTATGA
- the dtd gene encoding D-aminoacyl-tRNA deacylase has product MKLVIQRVTNASVEVEGEITGQIEEGLMVLVGFGQTDTEKEVEYLARKLCKLRIFPDDEGRMNKSVQDIGGKLLLVPQFTLYGKTKKNRPSFHKALAPDKATELFDYFVEKCSEDVPCETGVFGAFMKVSLLNNGPVTILLEKEFEE; this is encoded by the coding sequence ATGAAACTAGTCATTCAAAGAGTAACAAATGCCAGTGTAGAAGTTGAAGGAGAAATCACCGGCCAAATTGAAGAAGGATTAATGGTTTTAGTCGGCTTTGGTCAGACAGACACTGAAAAAGAAGTTGAATATTTGGCAAGAAAACTCTGCAAACTCAGAATATTCCCGGATGATGAAGGTAGAATGAATAAATCGGTTCAAGACATAGGGGGAAAACTATTACTTGTTCCACAATTTACATTATATGGAAAAACCAAAAAGAACAGACCTTCATTCCATAAGGCATTGGCTCCAGATAAAGCCACTGAATTATTTGACTATTTTGTTGAAAAATGCAGCGAAGATGTTCCATGTGAAACAGGAGTCTTTGGTGCATTCATGAAAGTAAGTCTATTGAATAATGGTCCAGTAACTATCTTGCTTGAAAAAGAGTTTGAAGAATGA
- a CDS encoding succinylglutamate desuccinylase/aspartoacylase family protein, protein MNKGFLALALFGISLFLLVSSVSAEDIGSDDSNANIEVIDEGQSIETSDISSDSANSDSSLDVTGNSKENASNNASIDSSKVPSKFSSTKNISSTYGKKAKFSVKVLNNEGKAINHTLVTFKVSGKTYNRYTNASGIAYVYLNLNAGKYAIKYNASGISGKNYCTVKNYYKITNYKWKSGANVLKNKRIKANVPNSALVRKIIKLAKSGTPVIKFKGGNGKVVFITAGCHGNEIPSQVAAMKLIKYLETHYIKGTVYVMPFMNPKGTAANVRDYKGVHLNKKANKKGTISYKTVRLIKKFKCDAYGDFHATRPGGKPGKNLVFGSYKPTKKSATIAKYIAKNAKVKYKIYKKAGSEYPGALEDEVNLKGIPAVTCEVISPHGKIKKGSVSKSLLMMRTLLKYNKII, encoded by the coding sequence ATGAATAAAGGATTTTTAGCATTGGCATTATTTGGAATTAGCTTATTTTTATTGGTATCTTCAGTTAGTGCTGAAGATATAGGTTCTGATGATTCCAATGCAAATATTGAAGTCATTGATGAAGGGCAATCAATTGAAACTTCTGATATCTCTAGTGATAGTGCTAATTCAGATAGTTCTTTGGATGTTACTGGCAATTCCAAAGAGAATGCTAGCAACAATGCAAGCATTGATTCTTCAAAAGTTCCTTCTAAGTTTTCATCCACTAAAAATATTAGTTCAACTTATGGAAAAAAAGCCAAATTCTCTGTAAAAGTCCTTAATAATGAGGGTAAAGCTATTAATCACACATTAGTGACTTTTAAGGTTTCTGGAAAAACCTATAATCGCTACACGAATGCCAGTGGAATAGCTTATGTTTATCTTAATTTAAATGCTGGAAAATATGCTATCAAATATAACGCAAGTGGCATTTCCGGAAAAAATTACTGCACTGTAAAGAATTACTATAAAATAACCAATTACAAATGGAAATCAGGAGCTAATGTCTTAAAGAATAAAAGGATTAAGGCAAATGTTCCAAACTCTGCTCTTGTAAGAAAGATTATTAAACTTGCAAAATCGGGGACTCCTGTAATCAAGTTCAAAGGAGGAAATGGCAAGGTTGTTTTCATCACTGCAGGATGTCATGGTAATGAGATACCCTCTCAGGTTGCTGCAATGAAATTGATCAAGTATTTGGAGACTCATTACATTAAAGGAACAGTTTATGTAATGCCATTCATGAATCCAAAGGGGACTGCAGCAAATGTCAGGGATTACAAGGGAGTTCACTTGAATAAAAAGGCTAATAAGAAGGGAACCATATCCTATAAGACAGTCCGATTGATTAAGAAGTTCAAATGTGATGCTTATGGTGATTTTCATGCTACAAGGCCAGGTGGAAAGCCAGGTAAGAATCTTGTTTTCGGATCCTATAAGCCAACTAAAAAAAGTGCAACAATCGCTAAATACATTGCAAAAAATGCAAAAGTGAAATACAAAATTTATAAAAAGGCAGGTTCAGAGTATCCTGGCGCTTTAGAGGATGAAGTCAATTTGAAAGGAATTCCTGCTGTAACCTGTGAAGTGATTAGCCCTCACGGAAAGATTAAAAAAGGGTCCGTTTCCAAATCATTATTGATGATGAGAACACTTTTGAAATATAATAAAATTATTTGA